A region of Paralichthys olivaceus isolate ysfri-2021 chromosome 24, ASM2471397v2, whole genome shotgun sequence DNA encodes the following proteins:
- the LOC138406966 gene encoding plectin-like encodes MEKTREKAAMKVLMAEEAAMAEEAAMKVLMAEEVAMMVLMAEEEATLMIMVEEEAMVMIMVEEEAMLMIMVEEEAMLMIMVEEEAMVMIMVEEEAMLMIMVEEEAMLMIMVEEEAMLMIMVEEEAMVMIMVEEEAMVMIMVAEAARTRTMGTDTAPIARKTTALVVIVAIVVVMGVVVGALVATVVEVAAVATVVKVAAVRAVMTIAAMENMGTNTRTSTARGMGVVIIMDTGDGRKASTRLNQRPALNYGMWSILPVVIITASSSGR; translated from the exons ATGGAGAAGACCAGAGAAAAGGCGGCCATGAAGGTTCTCATGGCGGAGGAGGCGGCCATGGCGGAGGAGGCGGCCATGAAGGTTCTCATGGCGGAGGAGGTGGCCATGATGGTTCTCATGGCGGAAGAGGAGGCCACGTTGATGATCATGGTGGAAGAGGAGGCCATGGTGATGATCATGGTGGAAGAGGAGGCCATGTTGATGATCATGGTGGAAGAGGAGGCCATGTTGATGATCATGGTGGAAGAGGAGGCCATGGTGATGATCATGGTGGAAGAGGAGGCCATGTTGATGATCATGGTGGAAGAGGAGGCCATGTTGATGATCATGGTGGAAGAGGAGGCCATGTTGATGATCATGGTGGAAGAGGAGGCCATGGTGATGATCATGGTGGAAGAGGAGGCCATGGTGATGATCATGGTAGCGGAGGCTGCCAGGACCAGGACCATGGGAACAGACACAGCCCCGATCGCCAGAAAGACCACAGCCCTCGTCGTCATCGTCGCCATCGTCGTCGTCATGGGAGTGGTGGTGGGAGCCCTGGTCGCAACAGTGGTGGAAGTGGCAGCGGTGGCGACAGTTGTGAAAGTGGCAGCGGTGAGAGCGGTGATGACGATCGCGGCCATGGAAAACATGGGCACAAACACAAGAACAAGCACGGCAAGGGGCATGGGCGTGGTCATCATCATGGACACGGGAGATGGTAGAAAG GCCTCGACCAGATTGAACCagagacctgcactgaactatGGGATGTGGAGTATTTTGCCCGTCGTCATCATCACAGCGTCGTCCTCTGGAAGATGA
- the LOC109641703 gene encoding sodium/hydrogen exchanger 2-like isoform X1 translates to MGTSVVSGVRTPRGVLCLLLLLLLCCFGGKCELQESKPLAPDNLPSAKPFPDQINEPQAFPEEERANLPVFTMDYPRIQVPFEFTLWILLASFAKIGFHIYQKITIWIPESCLLITIGLVVGAIMHSVKEEPPAVLDSNVFFLYMLPPIVLDNGYFMPTRPFFENLGTVLWYAVVGTLWNSIGIGLSLFAICQFEVFGVQDINLQENLLFASIISAVDPVAALNVFEDIGINEQIYIVIFGEGLFNDAVTVVLYSMFSFLANLPIVESGDVFLGVARFFVVGVGGVLFGLLFGFVAAFTTRFTHNVRHIEPLFVFMYSYLAYLVAELFAISSVLAIITCAVTMKYYVEENVSQRSCTTIRHVVKMMATISETLIFFFLGVVTITTDHEWNWAYIMFTLLFAFIWRGLGILVLTQIVNPFRTIQFTFKDQFGLAYGGLRGAICFALVFTLPETVNRRNLFVTASIAIIIFTVFIQGISIRPIVEYLNIRRTNKVLTSINVEIHTRVMEHVVCGIEDLCGQWSHYYWKDKFKKFNDRILRRILLRHNKAESSIVSLYKKLELQNAIDLLDTPLGDLSAAPSVVSLHDEMVEASRPKRKFLAADVNKMHDILSKNMYKIRQKTMAYTNKYNLPDDSRTREILIRRHASIRRSLRAESFREVSEQNLPRSQRYFSLQPGADLESAFPLRRRSHGGSDLDRLSARLQASGASPRSSARSLVSRRLNTIKEAGSAGTRPAASAGPRSPSDTSDEGGPGGSSFRARRGPVPVPRRRSSERAEGDEDPADPQLPGRGGVEAARPPQLPPPHGWVPENQESGEAEAGNPLLRTLSHGPRGSGRS, encoded by the exons ATGGGGACCTCGGTGGTGTCTGGAGTCAGGACTCCAAGAGGGGTTCTCtgcctgctcctgctcctcctgctctgctgctttgGAGGGAAATGTGAGCTGCAGGAGTCAAAACCTTTAGCGCCAGACAACCTTCCCTCCGCCAAACCTTTCCCCGATCAAATCAATGAACCGCAGGCCTTTCCCGAGGAGGAGAGGGCCAACCTCCCTGTGTTCACTATGGACTACCCTCGCATCCAGGTCCCCTTTGAGTTTACTCTTTGGATACTGCTGGCCTCCTTTGCCAAAATTG GTTTCCACATTTACCAAAAAATCACCATCTGGATCCCGGAGTCCTGCCTCCTGATCACCATCGGCCTCGTGGTCGGCGCCATCATGCACTCGGTCAAAGAGGAGCCCCCCGCTGTGCTCGACTCCAACGTCTTCTTCCTCTACATGCTCCCGCCCATCGTCCTCGACAACGGCTACTTCATGCCCACGAGGCCGTTCTTTGAAAACCTGGGCACGGTGCTGTGGTACGCCGTGGTGGGAACGCTGTGGAACAGTATCGGCATCGGGCTCTCTCTGTTCGCCATCTGCCAGTTTGAGGTGTTTGGAGTTCAGGATATCAACCTGCAG GAGAACTTGCTGTTTGCCTCCATCATCTCTGCCGTGGACCCTGTGGCTGCTCTCAATGTGTTCGAGGACATCGGGATCAACGAGCAGATCTACATCGTCATATTTGGCGAAGGACTCTTCAACGACGCTGTCACTGTG gtTCTTTACAGCATGTTTTCCTTCTTGGCCAACCTGCCCATCGTCGAATCAGGCGACGTGTTTCTGGGGGTGGCCCGTTTCTTCGTGGTGGGCGTCGGCGGCGTCCTCTTTGGCCTCCTATTTGGATTTGTGGCGGCATTCACCACCCGCTTCACCCACAACGTCCGTCACATCGAGCCCCTCTTCGTCTTCATGTACAGCTACCTGGCGTACCTGGTGGCTGAGCTGTTCGCCATCTCCAGCGTGTTGGC CATAATCACGTGTGCCGTAACCATGAAGTACTACGTGGAGGAGAACGTGTCTCAGAGATCCTGCACCACCATTCGTCATGTCGTGAAGATGATGGCCACCATCTCAGAAaccctcatcttcttcttcctgggTGTCGTTACCATAACGAccgaccacgagtggaactggGCCTACATCATGTTCACGCTGCTTTTTGCCTTCATCTGGCGAGGACTCG GGATTCTGGTGTTGACGCAGATCGTCAACCCCTTCCGCACCATCCAGTTCACTTTCAAGGACCAGTTTGGACTGGCCTACGGAGGCCTGCGAGGGGCAATCTGCTTCGCCCTGGTCTTCACTTTGCCCGAGACTGTCAACAGAAGGAACCTGTTTGTCACGGCTTCAATCGCCAtcattattttcactgttttcatccAG GGAATCAGCATCCGTCCCATAGTGGAGTATTTAAACATCAGGAGAACCAACAAAGTCCTGACCTCCATCAACGTAGAGATTCACACCAGG GTGATGGAGCACGTTGTTTGTGGTATCGAGGACCTGTGTGGACAGTGGAGTCACTACTACTGGAAAGACAA GTTTAAGAAGTTCAACGATCGTATTTTGAGGCGTATCCTGCTCCGACACAACAAGGCCGAGTCCAGCATCGTGTCCCTGTATAAGAAACTGGAGCTGCAGAACGCCATCGACCTCCTGGACACGCCTCTGGGGGACCTCAGTGCAGCGCCCTCTGTTGTCTCTCTGCA CGATGAGATGGTGGAGGCGTCTCGACCGAAGAGGAAGTTCCTGGCTGCTGACGTGAACAAGATGCACGACATCCTGTCGAAGAATATGTACAAGATCCGACAGAAG ACGATGGCGTACACCAACAAGTACAATCTGCCCGACGACAGCCGAACCAGGGAGATTCTGATCCGCCGCCACGCGAGCATCAGGCGAAGCCTTCGTGCAGAAAGTTTCCGTGAGgt gtCGGAACAAAACCTCCCCAGGTCTCAGAGATACTTCTCCCTCCAACCTGGAGCAGATCTGGAGTCAGCCTTTCCCCTCAGAAGACGAAGTCACG GTGGTAGTGATCTGGACCGTCTCTCAGCTCGTCTCCAGGCGAGCGGTGCGTCGCCCCGCTCCTCCGCCCGCTCTCTGGTTTCTCGGAGATTGAACACCATCAAGGAGGCAGGAAGTGCTGGGACACGGCCAGCTGCGTCTGCTGGGCCGCGATCTCCATCAGACACTTCGGACGAGGGGGGTCCAGGGGGTTCCAGCTTCAGAGCCAGGAGAGGTCCCGTTCCTGTACCCAGGAGACGCAGCTCAGAGCGGGCAGAGGGAGACGAAGACCCTGCCGACCCTCAGCTTCCAGGAAGAGGAGGCGTGGAAGCAGCGCGTCCTCCGCAGCTACCGCCGCCTCATGGCTGGGTACCTGAGAACCAGGAATCAGGAGAAGCTGAGGCAGGAAATCCTTTACTCAGAACCTTGTCACATGGGCCTCGAGGTTCAGGGAGATCATGA
- the LOC109641703 gene encoding sodium/hydrogen exchanger 2-like isoform X2, translated as MGTSVVSGVRTPRGVLCLLLLLLLCCFGGKCELQESKPLAPDNLPSAKPFPDQINEPQAFPEEERANLPVFTMDYPRIQVPFEFTLWILLASFAKIGFHIYQKITIWIPESCLLITIGLVVGAIMHSVKEEPPAVLDSNVFFLYMLPPIVLDNGYFMPTRPFFENLGTVLWYAVVGTLWNSIGIGLSLFAICQFEVFGVQDINLQENLLFASIISAVDPVAALNVFEDIGINEQIYIVIFGEGLFNDAVTVVLYSMFSFLANLPIVESGDVFLGVARFFVVGVGGVLFGLLFGFVAAFTTRFTHNVRHIEPLFVFMYSYLAYLVAELFAISSVLAIITCAVTMKYYVEENVSQRSCTTIRHVVKMMATISETLIFFFLGVVTITTDHEWNWAYIMFTLLFAFIWRGLGILVLTQIVNPFRTIQFTFKDQFGLAYGGLRGAICFALVFTLPETVNRRNLFVTASIAIIIFTVFIQGISIRPIVEYLNIRRTNKVLTSINVEIHTRVMEHVVCGIEDLCGQWSHYYWKDKFKKFNDRILRRILLRHNKAESSIVSLYKKLELQNAIDLLDTPLGDLSAAPSVVSLHDEMVEASRPKRKFLAADVNKMHDILSKNMYKIRQKTMAYTNKYNLPDDSRTREILIRRHASIRRSLRAESFRESEQNLPRSQRYFSLQPGADLESAFPLRRRSHGGSDLDRLSARLQASGASPRSSARSLVSRRLNTIKEAGSAGTRPAASAGPRSPSDTSDEGGPGGSSFRARRGPVPVPRRRSSERAEGDEDPADPQLPGRGGVEAARPPQLPPPHGWVPENQESGEAEAGNPLLRTLSHGPRGSGRS; from the exons ATGGGGACCTCGGTGGTGTCTGGAGTCAGGACTCCAAGAGGGGTTCTCtgcctgctcctgctcctcctgctctgctgctttgGAGGGAAATGTGAGCTGCAGGAGTCAAAACCTTTAGCGCCAGACAACCTTCCCTCCGCCAAACCTTTCCCCGATCAAATCAATGAACCGCAGGCCTTTCCCGAGGAGGAGAGGGCCAACCTCCCTGTGTTCACTATGGACTACCCTCGCATCCAGGTCCCCTTTGAGTTTACTCTTTGGATACTGCTGGCCTCCTTTGCCAAAATTG GTTTCCACATTTACCAAAAAATCACCATCTGGATCCCGGAGTCCTGCCTCCTGATCACCATCGGCCTCGTGGTCGGCGCCATCATGCACTCGGTCAAAGAGGAGCCCCCCGCTGTGCTCGACTCCAACGTCTTCTTCCTCTACATGCTCCCGCCCATCGTCCTCGACAACGGCTACTTCATGCCCACGAGGCCGTTCTTTGAAAACCTGGGCACGGTGCTGTGGTACGCCGTGGTGGGAACGCTGTGGAACAGTATCGGCATCGGGCTCTCTCTGTTCGCCATCTGCCAGTTTGAGGTGTTTGGAGTTCAGGATATCAACCTGCAG GAGAACTTGCTGTTTGCCTCCATCATCTCTGCCGTGGACCCTGTGGCTGCTCTCAATGTGTTCGAGGACATCGGGATCAACGAGCAGATCTACATCGTCATATTTGGCGAAGGACTCTTCAACGACGCTGTCACTGTG gtTCTTTACAGCATGTTTTCCTTCTTGGCCAACCTGCCCATCGTCGAATCAGGCGACGTGTTTCTGGGGGTGGCCCGTTTCTTCGTGGTGGGCGTCGGCGGCGTCCTCTTTGGCCTCCTATTTGGATTTGTGGCGGCATTCACCACCCGCTTCACCCACAACGTCCGTCACATCGAGCCCCTCTTCGTCTTCATGTACAGCTACCTGGCGTACCTGGTGGCTGAGCTGTTCGCCATCTCCAGCGTGTTGGC CATAATCACGTGTGCCGTAACCATGAAGTACTACGTGGAGGAGAACGTGTCTCAGAGATCCTGCACCACCATTCGTCATGTCGTGAAGATGATGGCCACCATCTCAGAAaccctcatcttcttcttcctgggTGTCGTTACCATAACGAccgaccacgagtggaactggGCCTACATCATGTTCACGCTGCTTTTTGCCTTCATCTGGCGAGGACTCG GGATTCTGGTGTTGACGCAGATCGTCAACCCCTTCCGCACCATCCAGTTCACTTTCAAGGACCAGTTTGGACTGGCCTACGGAGGCCTGCGAGGGGCAATCTGCTTCGCCCTGGTCTTCACTTTGCCCGAGACTGTCAACAGAAGGAACCTGTTTGTCACGGCTTCAATCGCCAtcattattttcactgttttcatccAG GGAATCAGCATCCGTCCCATAGTGGAGTATTTAAACATCAGGAGAACCAACAAAGTCCTGACCTCCATCAACGTAGAGATTCACACCAGG GTGATGGAGCACGTTGTTTGTGGTATCGAGGACCTGTGTGGACAGTGGAGTCACTACTACTGGAAAGACAA GTTTAAGAAGTTCAACGATCGTATTTTGAGGCGTATCCTGCTCCGACACAACAAGGCCGAGTCCAGCATCGTGTCCCTGTATAAGAAACTGGAGCTGCAGAACGCCATCGACCTCCTGGACACGCCTCTGGGGGACCTCAGTGCAGCGCCCTCTGTTGTCTCTCTGCA CGATGAGATGGTGGAGGCGTCTCGACCGAAGAGGAAGTTCCTGGCTGCTGACGTGAACAAGATGCACGACATCCTGTCGAAGAATATGTACAAGATCCGACAGAAG ACGATGGCGTACACCAACAAGTACAATCTGCCCGACGACAGCCGAACCAGGGAGATTCTGATCCGCCGCCACGCGAGCATCAGGCGAAGCCTTCGTGCAGAAAGTTTCCGTGAG tCGGAACAAAACCTCCCCAGGTCTCAGAGATACTTCTCCCTCCAACCTGGAGCAGATCTGGAGTCAGCCTTTCCCCTCAGAAGACGAAGTCACG GTGGTAGTGATCTGGACCGTCTCTCAGCTCGTCTCCAGGCGAGCGGTGCGTCGCCCCGCTCCTCCGCCCGCTCTCTGGTTTCTCGGAGATTGAACACCATCAAGGAGGCAGGAAGTGCTGGGACACGGCCAGCTGCGTCTGCTGGGCCGCGATCTCCATCAGACACTTCGGACGAGGGGGGTCCAGGGGGTTCCAGCTTCAGAGCCAGGAGAGGTCCCGTTCCTGTACCCAGGAGACGCAGCTCAGAGCGGGCAGAGGGAGACGAAGACCCTGCCGACCCTCAGCTTCCAGGAAGAGGAGGCGTGGAAGCAGCGCGTCCTCCGCAGCTACCGCCGCCTCATGGCTGGGTACCTGAGAACCAGGAATCAGGAGAAGCTGAGGCAGGAAATCCTTTACTCAGAACCTTGTCACATGGGCCTCGAGGTTCAGGGAGATCATGA
- the LOC109641703 gene encoding sodium/hydrogen exchanger 2-like isoform X3 gives MHSVKEEPPAVLDSNVFFLYMLPPIVLDNGYFMPTRPFFENLGTVLWYAVVGTLWNSIGIGLSLFAICQFEVFGVQDINLQENLLFASIISAVDPVAALNVFEDIGINEQIYIVIFGEGLFNDAVTVVLYSMFSFLANLPIVESGDVFLGVARFFVVGVGGVLFGLLFGFVAAFTTRFTHNVRHIEPLFVFMYSYLAYLVAELFAISSVLAIITCAVTMKYYVEENVSQRSCTTIRHVVKMMATISETLIFFFLGVVTITTDHEWNWAYIMFTLLFAFIWRGLGILVLTQIVNPFRTIQFTFKDQFGLAYGGLRGAICFALVFTLPETVNRRNLFVTASIAIIIFTVFIQGISIRPIVEYLNIRRTNKVLTSINVEIHTRVMEHVVCGIEDLCGQWSHYYWKDKFKKFNDRILRRILLRHNKAESSIVSLYKKLELQNAIDLLDTPLGDLSAAPSVVSLHDEMVEASRPKRKFLAADVNKMHDILSKNMYKIRQKTMAYTNKYNLPDDSRTREILIRRHASIRRSLRAESFREVSEQNLPRSQRYFSLQPGADLESAFPLRRRSHGGSDLDRLSARLQASGASPRSSARSLVSRRLNTIKEAGSAGTRPAASAGPRSPSDTSDEGGPGGSSFRARRGPVPVPRRRSSERAEGDEDPADPQLPGRGGVEAARPPQLPPPHGWVPENQESGEAEAGNPLLRTLSHGPRGSGRS, from the exons ATGCACTCGGTCAAAGAGGAGCCCCCCGCTGTGCTCGACTCCAACGTCTTCTTCCTCTACATGCTCCCGCCCATCGTCCTCGACAACGGCTACTTCATGCCCACGAGGCCGTTCTTTGAAAACCTGGGCACGGTGCTGTGGTACGCCGTGGTGGGAACGCTGTGGAACAGTATCGGCATCGGGCTCTCTCTGTTCGCCATCTGCCAGTTTGAGGTGTTTGGAGTTCAGGATATCAACCTGCAG GAGAACTTGCTGTTTGCCTCCATCATCTCTGCCGTGGACCCTGTGGCTGCTCTCAATGTGTTCGAGGACATCGGGATCAACGAGCAGATCTACATCGTCATATTTGGCGAAGGACTCTTCAACGACGCTGTCACTGTG gtTCTTTACAGCATGTTTTCCTTCTTGGCCAACCTGCCCATCGTCGAATCAGGCGACGTGTTTCTGGGGGTGGCCCGTTTCTTCGTGGTGGGCGTCGGCGGCGTCCTCTTTGGCCTCCTATTTGGATTTGTGGCGGCATTCACCACCCGCTTCACCCACAACGTCCGTCACATCGAGCCCCTCTTCGTCTTCATGTACAGCTACCTGGCGTACCTGGTGGCTGAGCTGTTCGCCATCTCCAGCGTGTTGGC CATAATCACGTGTGCCGTAACCATGAAGTACTACGTGGAGGAGAACGTGTCTCAGAGATCCTGCACCACCATTCGTCATGTCGTGAAGATGATGGCCACCATCTCAGAAaccctcatcttcttcttcctgggTGTCGTTACCATAACGAccgaccacgagtggaactggGCCTACATCATGTTCACGCTGCTTTTTGCCTTCATCTGGCGAGGACTCG GGATTCTGGTGTTGACGCAGATCGTCAACCCCTTCCGCACCATCCAGTTCACTTTCAAGGACCAGTTTGGACTGGCCTACGGAGGCCTGCGAGGGGCAATCTGCTTCGCCCTGGTCTTCACTTTGCCCGAGACTGTCAACAGAAGGAACCTGTTTGTCACGGCTTCAATCGCCAtcattattttcactgttttcatccAG GGAATCAGCATCCGTCCCATAGTGGAGTATTTAAACATCAGGAGAACCAACAAAGTCCTGACCTCCATCAACGTAGAGATTCACACCAGG GTGATGGAGCACGTTGTTTGTGGTATCGAGGACCTGTGTGGACAGTGGAGTCACTACTACTGGAAAGACAA GTTTAAGAAGTTCAACGATCGTATTTTGAGGCGTATCCTGCTCCGACACAACAAGGCCGAGTCCAGCATCGTGTCCCTGTATAAGAAACTGGAGCTGCAGAACGCCATCGACCTCCTGGACACGCCTCTGGGGGACCTCAGTGCAGCGCCCTCTGTTGTCTCTCTGCA CGATGAGATGGTGGAGGCGTCTCGACCGAAGAGGAAGTTCCTGGCTGCTGACGTGAACAAGATGCACGACATCCTGTCGAAGAATATGTACAAGATCCGACAGAAG ACGATGGCGTACACCAACAAGTACAATCTGCCCGACGACAGCCGAACCAGGGAGATTCTGATCCGCCGCCACGCGAGCATCAGGCGAAGCCTTCGTGCAGAAAGTTTCCGTGAGgt gtCGGAACAAAACCTCCCCAGGTCTCAGAGATACTTCTCCCTCCAACCTGGAGCAGATCTGGAGTCAGCCTTTCCCCTCAGAAGACGAAGTCACG GTGGTAGTGATCTGGACCGTCTCTCAGCTCGTCTCCAGGCGAGCGGTGCGTCGCCCCGCTCCTCCGCCCGCTCTCTGGTTTCTCGGAGATTGAACACCATCAAGGAGGCAGGAAGTGCTGGGACACGGCCAGCTGCGTCTGCTGGGCCGCGATCTCCATCAGACACTTCGGACGAGGGGGGTCCAGGGGGTTCCAGCTTCAGAGCCAGGAGAGGTCCCGTTCCTGTACCCAGGAGACGCAGCTCAGAGCGGGCAGAGGGAGACGAAGACCCTGCCGACCCTCAGCTTCCAGGAAGAGGAGGCGTGGAAGCAGCGCGTCCTCCGCAGCTACCGCCGCCTCATGGCTGGGTACCTGAGAACCAGGAATCAGGAGAAGCTGAGGCAGGAAATCCTTTACTCAGAACCTTGTCACATGGGCCTCGAGGTTCAGGGAGATCATGA